From a single candidate division WOR-3 bacterium genomic region:
- the accC gene encoding acetyl-CoA carboxylase biotin carboxylase subunit, whose protein sequence is MEKILIANRGEIALRIIRAAKDLGIKTVAVFSEPDKDSLHVRFADEAVCIGDGPPTESYLNISRIIAAAEITGADAIHPGYGFLAENPSFAEICEENKFIFIGPSSEAIRKMGDKAEAKKFMKSAGVPVTPGSEGVIENVEEAISVANEIGYPILIKAVAGGGGRGMRLARNEKELRAGFVMAQSESQAAFGDNRVYIEKAIENPRHIEIQILADSYGNVIHLGERECSIQRRHQKLLEEAPSPFVSPELREEMGEAAKRGVKELGYRSAGTVEFIVNEDGSFYFMEMNTRIQVEHPITELVTGFDILAEQIKIANGAPLEIKDQREVQIKGHAIEVRINAEDPKASFAPRPGTIHHLYLPGGAGVRVDSHIYEGYTVPPYYDSLLLKLITYGKDREESRRRMLRAIDEFTIRGVPTTAPLFKEILNHPDFIKGNINTNFLKKLKILE, encoded by the coding sequence ATGGAGAAAATCCTTATCGCTAATAGAGGAGAGATAGCTCTTAGAATAATAAGGGCGGCAAAGGATTTGGGAATTAAAACCGTTGCAGTTTTTTCAGAACCAGATAAGGATTCACTTCATGTTAGATTCGCGGATGAGGCAGTTTGTATAGGAGATGGCCCACCTACTGAGAGTTATTTGAATATCTCTAGAATAATTGCAGCTGCAGAAATTACTGGAGCAGATGCAATTCATCCCGGATATGGTTTTTTAGCTGAAAATCCTTCTTTTGCAGAAATATGCGAAGAAAATAAATTCATTTTTATTGGTCCTTCTTCAGAAGCTATAAGAAAAATGGGAGATAAGGCTGAGGCTAAAAAATTTATGAAGAGCGCTGGAGTTCCTGTGACTCCCGGAAGTGAGGGGGTTATTGAAAATGTAGAAGAAGCTATTTCAGTTGCGAATGAGATTGGTTATCCTATTCTTATAAAGGCTGTCGCTGGAGGTGGAGGAAGAGGAATGAGATTAGCAAGAAATGAAAAAGAACTCAGAGCAGGTTTTGTAATGGCTCAGTCTGAGTCACAAGCTGCTTTTGGAGACAATAGAGTTTATATAGAGAAGGCAATTGAGAATCCAAGACATATAGAAATCCAAATCCTTGCAGATTCTTATGGAAATGTTATTCATCTTGGAGAAAGGGAATGTTCCATTCAAAGAAGGCATCAAAAATTACTTGAAGAAGCTCCTTCTCCTTTTGTCTCTCCCGAGCTAAGGGAAGAGATGGGCGAAGCGGCAAAGAGAGGGGTAAAAGAATTAGGTTATAGGTCTGCAGGAACTGTTGAATTTATAGTTAACGAGGATGGCTCTTTCTATTTTATGGAAATGAATACAAGAATTCAGGTAGAACATCCTATAACAGAATTGGTGACAGGATTTGACATATTGGCAGAACAGATTAAAATTGCAAATGGTGCTCCTCTTGAGATAAAGGATCAAAGGGAAGTGCAAATTAAAGGCCATGCAATAGAAGTTCGTATTAACGCCGAAGATCCAAAAGCTTCCTTTGCTCCAAGACCAGGAACGATTCATCATCTATATCTTCCAGGAGGAGCAGGGGTAAGAGTGGATTCTCACATCTATGAGGGTTATACAGTTCCCCCTTATTATGACTCTCTTTTGCTTAAATTAATTACCTACGGTAAAGATAGAGAAGAGAGTAGAAGGAGGATGCTTAGAGCTATAGACGAATTTACAATTAGGGGGGTTCCTACTACTGCCCCTCTTTTTAAGGAAATCTTAAATCATCCAGATTTTATTAAGGGAAATATAAATACGAATTTTCTTAAAAAGCTAAAGATATTAGAATAG